A stretch of the Methylacidiphilum caldifontis genome encodes the following:
- a CDS encoding glycine--tRNA ligase: MTELSLLEKIVALCKRRGIIFPSSEIYGGINGVWDFGPLGVELKRNIKESWWKAMTQLRTDVVGMDGSILMNREVWKASTHEDQFVDWFVDCKVCHARFRLDHLKESSCPLKPSKHPGECGGELTEPRRFNLLFKTYVGPLEEESALTYLRPETAQSIFVQFKNVLESSRMKIPFGIAQIGKAFRNEVNPRNFIFRSREFEQMELEYFVPPDTGLQYIEQWKEERVRWYESIGIAKEHIHVREVPEGERAFYSLKTYDLEYDFPFGRQELEGIAYRTDFDLKQHQIFSGKPLEYYDEERKCKYIPHVVEPSAGVDRTLLALLCESYSEEEIIGENGQKEKRVVLRFSPRIAPIKIGVFPLLKNKAELVQKAQSVFSRLKVHFKSFYDESGAIGRRYRRMDEIGTPFCVTIDFETLEGVREGKLAGKKDTVTVRYRDSMKQDRVGIEELVDFIRQKIG; this comes from the coding sequence ATGACAGAATTATCGCTTTTAGAAAAGATTGTTGCGCTTTGTAAACGGAGAGGAATTATTTTTCCTTCGTCAGAAATATATGGAGGGATCAACGGGGTTTGGGATTTTGGGCCGCTGGGTGTAGAACTCAAGAGGAATATCAAAGAGTCCTGGTGGAAAGCCATGACTCAGTTGCGGACAGATGTCGTAGGCATGGATGGTTCTATCTTGATGAACAGGGAGGTTTGGAAAGCAAGCACACATGAAGATCAATTTGTTGATTGGTTTGTCGATTGTAAAGTGTGTCATGCTCGGTTTAGACTGGATCATTTAAAAGAAAGTAGTTGTCCTTTGAAACCTTCAAAACATCCTGGAGAATGTGGAGGCGAACTGACCGAGCCGAGGCGATTTAACCTTCTTTTTAAAACTTATGTGGGTCCTCTTGAAGAAGAAAGCGCTCTGACATATCTTCGTCCAGAGACCGCCCAGTCTATTTTTGTTCAATTTAAAAATGTACTGGAAAGCTCCCGCATGAAAATCCCTTTTGGGATAGCCCAGATAGGAAAAGCTTTCCGGAATGAAGTCAATCCTCGCAATTTTATATTTAGATCTCGTGAATTTGAGCAAATGGAACTGGAGTATTTCGTTCCTCCAGATACCGGTTTGCAGTATATCGAGCAGTGGAAAGAAGAAAGGGTTAGATGGTATGAGTCTATTGGGATAGCCAAGGAACATATTCATGTGCGCGAAGTCCCGGAGGGAGAGAGAGCGTTTTATTCTTTAAAAACCTATGATTTAGAATACGATTTTCCTTTTGGCAGACAGGAGCTTGAGGGTATAGCTTACCGAACGGATTTTGATTTGAAACAACATCAAATCTTTAGTGGAAAACCCCTAGAATATTATGATGAGGAAAGAAAATGTAAATATATTCCTCATGTTGTAGAACCCAGTGCAGGGGTTGATAGAACACTTTTAGCCCTACTCTGTGAATCTTACAGTGAAGAAGAAATCATCGGGGAAAATGGACAGAAAGAAAAAAGGGTTGTGTTACGGTTTTCTCCTCGGATCGCTCCCATTAAAATAGGGGTTTTCCCTCTATTGAAAAATAAAGCTGAACTTGTCCAAAAAGCTCAATCAGTGTTTTCTCGACTTAAAGTTCATTTTAAGTCCTTCTATGATGAATCGGGGGCGATAGGCAGGCGCTACCGGCGGATGGATGAAATTGGAACCCCTTTTTGCGTAACCATAGATTTTGAAACCCTTGAAGGAGTTAGAGAAGGAAAGCTTGCGGGGAAAAAAGACACAGTAACGGTTCGCTATCGGGACAGTATGAAACAAGACCGGGTAGGAATCGAAGAACTCGTTGATTTTATAAGACAAAAAATAGGATAG